GCCGTGATGTACGCGGGCCGGATCGTCGAGGCCGCCCCCGTCCACGAGATCTACAAGAACCCCGCGCATCCCTATACCCGCGGCCTGCTCGACTCCATCCCGCGCCTGGACCAGAAGGGCCAGGAGCTGTACGCCATCAAGGGCCTGCCGCCCAACCTGCTGGCCATCCCGCCCGGCTGCGCCTTCAACCCGCGCTGCCCGATGGCCCAGGCCGTCTGCCGCGGCGAGGTACCGCCGCTGGCCCAGGTGGCCGAGGACCGCACGAGCGCGTGCTACTTCTGGAAGGAGTGCCTCGGTGCCTGAAGCGATCCTCGAAGTCACCGACCTGGTCAAGCACTACCCGCTGACCCGGGGCATCCTCTTCAAGAAGCAGGTCGGCGCCGTCAAGGCGGTCGACGGGGTGTCCTTCTCCCTGCACCAGGGCGAGACCCTCGGCATCGTCGGCGAGTCCGGCTGCGGCAAGTCCACGGTCGCCAGGATGCTGGTCAACCTGGAACGGCCGACGGCCGGCGCGATCACGTACAAGGGCCAAGACCTCACGAAGTTGTCGGGCAAGGCCCTCAAAGCCGTCCGCCGCAACATCCAGATGGTCTTCCAGGACCCCTACACCTCGCTGAACCCGCGCATGACGGTGGGCGACATCATCGGCGAGCCGTACGAGATCCACCCCGAGGTGGCCCCCAAGGGCGACCGGCGCCGCAAGGTCCAGGAACTCCTGGACGTGGTCGGCCTGAACCCCGAGTACATCAACCGCTACCCGCACCAGTTCTCCGGCGGCCAGCGCCAGCGCATCGGCATCGCCCGCGGCCTGGCCCTGCGGCCGGAGATCATCGTCGCGGACGAGCCGGTGTCCGCGCTGGACGTCTCGGTGCAGGCGCAGGTGGTCAACCTGCTGGAGCGGCTGCAGGACGAGTTCGACCTGAGTTACGTCTTCATCGCGCACGACCTCTCCATCGTTCGCCACATCTCCGACCGGGTCGGCGTGATGTACCTGGGCCGGGTGGTCGAGATCGGCACCGACAGCCAGATCTACGACCACCCCACGCACCCCTACACCCAGGCGCTGCTCTCCGCCGTCCCCGTCCCGGACCCGGAGGCCCGCAAGCACCGCGAGCGGATCATCCTCTCCGGCGACGTGCCCTCGCCGGCCAACCCGCCCTCGGGCTGCCCCTTCCGCACCCGCTGCTGGAAGGCCGAGAACCGGTGCGCGCAGGAAGTGCCGCTGCTCGCGGTCCCGCTGGAGTTCCGCACCGCGGGCGGCCCGGCCGCCCACCCGTCGGCCTGTCACTTCGCGGCGGAGAAGCCGCTGACCCGGCCCGCGGCGCACCCGGAAGCGGAGCCTGCGCCACCGCCCGAAACGTAGCGCGCGACCCGCCGAAGAAGATCGCGCCGGGCGGGCAACCGGCTTAACATGGAGGCAACTTGACCGTCTCGGCGACGAGATCCGGGCGGGGGAATCTGATCGCCGTACGGTCCGTGCGGGTGCCGTCAGTCGTCCGGCGGGGCAGGAGCCCCGCCGGACGGTCATGTCGGGGCCCGTGCTCCTCCGTATGCGCGGCGTGCGCCCCTCGTGCTGCCGGTTCTCGATCGATGCGCTGGTACGGATAGTTATGATCCGTAGCGCACGGTGGGTATGTCTCCGCCGAGCACTACGAATCGATTCGATGTCCGCTCGACGTGGAGGTGAACCGCCGTGGCACTCTCGATCTCGGCCGTGGTGCTACTGGGGATCGTCGTCTTCCTGCTGGTCAGGAAGTCCGGTCTGAAGGCGGGGCACGCCGTCGTCTGCGTGCTGCTGGGCTTCTACCTGTCCAGTTCCTCGATCGCACCCACCCTCAGCCAGCTCACCACGAACGTCGCGGGCATGATCGGTGGCCTCAAGTTGTAGGGGCGCCTCGTAGGGTGGCCCCATGAACGGTCTTCCCGCCCGTCGTCTCCTCCTCGTGCACGCGCACCCGGACGACGAGTCGATCAACAACGGCGTCACCATGGCCAAGTACGCGGCCGAGGGCGCCCACGTCGCGCTGGTGACCTGCACGCTGGGCGAGGAGGGCGAGGTCATCCCGCCCGGCCTCGCCCATCTGGCGGCCGACCGCGACGACGCGCTCGGGGCGCACCGGACCGGTGAGCTGGACGCCGCCATGCGCGAGCTGGGCGTCACCGACCACGGATTCCTGGGCGGCCCCGGCCGGTTCCGGGACTCCGGGATGATGGGCGCCGAGCAGAACGACCGCCCCGGCTCCTTCTGGTCCGCCGACCTCGACGAGGCCGCCGGGTACCTGGTCGAGGTGATCCGCCGCGTCCGCCCCCAGGTGCTCGTCACCTACGACCCGGACGGCGGCTACGGCCACCCCGACCACATCCAGGCCCACCGGGTCGCCACCCGCGCCGCCGAACTGGCCGCGGACCCGGCGTACGGGGAGCACCTC
This is a stretch of genomic DNA from Streptomyces sp. NBC_00536. It encodes these proteins:
- a CDS encoding ABC transporter ATP-binding protein, with the translated sequence MPEAILEVTDLVKHYPLTRGILFKKQVGAVKAVDGVSFSLHQGETLGIVGESGCGKSTVARMLVNLERPTAGAITYKGQDLTKLSGKALKAVRRNIQMVFQDPYTSLNPRMTVGDIIGEPYEIHPEVAPKGDRRRKVQELLDVVGLNPEYINRYPHQFSGGQRQRIGIARGLALRPEIIVADEPVSALDVSVQAQVVNLLERLQDEFDLSYVFIAHDLSIVRHISDRVGVMYLGRVVEIGTDSQIYDHPTHPYTQALLSAVPVPDPEARKHRERIILSGDVPSPANPPSGCPFRTRCWKAENRCAQEVPLLAVPLEFRTAGGPAAHPSACHFAAEKPLTRPAAHPEAEPAPPPET
- the mshB gene encoding N-acetyl-1-D-myo-inositol-2-amino-2-deoxy-alpha-D-glucopyranoside deacetylase translates to MNGLPARRLLLVHAHPDDESINNGVTMAKYAAEGAHVALVTCTLGEEGEVIPPGLAHLAADRDDALGAHRTGELDAAMRELGVTDHGFLGGPGRFRDSGMMGAEQNDRPGSFWSADLDEAAGYLVEVIRRVRPQVLVTYDPDGGYGHPDHIQAHRVATRAAELAADPAYGEHLGAPHAIGKVYWNRVPRSVVEEGFARLRAAGTPAFPGLAAPGDVPGVVADERVTAEIGAGDGEPYAAAKAAAMRAHATQIAIDGSFFALSNDLAQPLFTREYYELVTGRSGAPAGERERDLFAGVADAAGADA